From the Solanum stenotomum isolate F172 chromosome 4, ASM1918654v1, whole genome shotgun sequence genome, one window contains:
- the LOC125861752 gene encoding probable nucleoside diphosphate kinase 5: MFSNLFQFFTKMLLPFFLLSILSFPNRCSADSSTETERTLAIIKPDGVSGNHTNSIKETILNHGFKIKEESFIQLDEDHVKSFYAEHSSRSFFPSLVEYMTSGPVLIMVLEKGNAVADWRALIGPTDPLKAKVTHPHSVRAICGLNLQNNCVHGSDSPQSASREISFFFKTTPSGHASQHDEL; the protein is encoded by the exons ATGTTTTCTAATCTTTTTCAATTCTTCACAAAAATGTTGCTTCCCTTCTTCCTGCTGTCCATTCTCTCTTTTCCTAACAG ATGTTCAGCAGACTCTTCTACAGAAACAGAAAGGACATTGGCTATAATAAAGCCAGATGGTGTTTCTGGAAACCATACAAATTCCATAAAGGAGACAATTCTCAATCATGGATTCAAAATCAAAGAGGAATCGTTCATTCAGCTTGATGAGGATCATGTGAAAAGCTTTTATGCTGAGCATTCTTCAAGGAGCTTCTTTCCAAGCCTTGTTGAATACATGACCAG TGGTCCAGTGTTGATAATGGTTCTGGAGAAAGGGAATGCCGTAGCTGATTGGCGCGCATTAATTGGTCCAACAGACCCACTCAAGGCGAAGGTTACTCATCCTCACAG TGTCAGAGCCATATGTGGGCTGAATTTACAGAACAATTGTGTTCATGGTTCTGACTCACCTCAGTCTGCTAGCCGGGaaatatctttcttctttaaaacGACGCCATCAG GACATGCATCTCAGCATGATGAATTATAA